One stretch of Micromonospora cremea DNA includes these proteins:
- a CDS encoding MCE family protein, giving the protein MPGPMQRWRRPVAVGTTLLVAVAAGAVVLRDGTPPRRVVAHFDRAVGVYPGSDVRVLGVRVGEVVAVTPQGRTVQVTMSYDPEITVPADAQALIVPPSVVSDRYVQLTPAYAGGAALADRAEIPLERTAAPMEIDDIYQALDDFNRTLGPEGANRDGALSDLVATGRANLEGNGQNLHDTLDGLSRALATLSDGRQDLFGSVANLQRFTTALARSDREVRAFNQQLADVAEQLAGERDELAAALRNLSTALADVTTFVRQNRDALTSNVAALADITGILVRQQQAVIDILDVAPLALSNLNLAYNPRSGTLDTRDNVMGPYDPAGFACSLMVDQLPAAQVPAKCKALAQTLHSRGLPMTDQLRKLLKLPPGAPASGGSSPGDPLLHSPGAPIPNQAPGGSGITSDPTLGGILRGVS; this is encoded by the coding sequence ATGCCCGGACCCATGCAGCGGTGGCGACGGCCGGTCGCCGTCGGCACCACCCTCCTGGTGGCCGTCGCCGCCGGCGCGGTCGTTCTCCGCGACGGCACACCCCCGCGGCGGGTCGTGGCCCACTTCGACCGCGCCGTCGGCGTCTACCCCGGATCGGACGTCCGGGTGCTGGGCGTGCGCGTCGGCGAGGTGGTCGCCGTGACCCCGCAGGGCCGAACCGTCCAGGTGACCATGTCCTACGACCCGGAGATCACCGTTCCCGCCGACGCGCAGGCGCTCATCGTGCCGCCCAGCGTGGTCAGCGACCGCTACGTCCAGCTCACTCCCGCCTACGCGGGCGGAGCCGCGCTCGCCGACCGGGCCGAGATACCACTGGAGCGGACCGCCGCTCCCATGGAGATCGACGACATCTACCAGGCGCTCGACGACTTCAACCGCACCCTCGGCCCGGAGGGCGCCAACCGCGACGGCGCACTGTCCGACCTGGTCGCCACCGGCCGCGCCAACCTGGAGGGCAACGGACAGAACCTGCACGACACCCTCGACGGCCTGTCCCGGGCACTGGCCACCCTCTCCGACGGGCGCCAGGACCTCTTCGGGTCGGTCGCCAACCTGCAGCGCTTCACCACCGCACTGGCCCGCAGTGACCGGGAGGTGCGCGCCTTCAACCAGCAGTTGGCCGACGTCGCCGAACAACTGGCCGGGGAGCGCGACGAACTGGCCGCCGCCCTCCGCAACCTCTCCACCGCGCTGGCCGACGTGACCACGTTCGTGCGGCAGAACCGGGACGCGTTGACCTCCAACGTCGCCGCGCTGGCGGACATCACCGGCATCCTGGTCCGCCAGCAACAGGCCGTCATCGACATCCTCGACGTCGCCCCGCTCGCCCTGAGCAACCTCAACCTGGCCTACAACCCGCGATCCGGCACCCTGGACACCCGCGACAACGTGATGGGTCCCTACGACCCCGCCGGTTTCGCCTGCTCGCTGATGGTGGACCAGCTGCCCGCGGCGCAGGTGCCCGCCAAGTGCAAGGCACTCGCGCAGACCCTGCACTCGCGCGGGCTGCCCATGACCGACCAGCTGCGCAAGCTCCTCAAGCTGCCGCCCGGCGCCCCGGCGAGCGGCGGGTCCTCACCGGGAGACCCTCTCCTCCATTCCCCCGGTGCGCCGATCCCCAACCAGGCGCCGGGCGGCTCCGGCATCACCAGCGACCCCACCCTCGGCGGCATCCTGCGCGGTGTGTCATGA
- a CDS encoding MCE family protein — MTPFRERNPVVVGTLGLVLIVTALLGAFQLDRLADLTGRGYQAAFHDASGLVTGNEVRVAGVRVGKVTAVELARDGAPHVRVRFRVDDDSVRLGADTGATIRIKTVLGQKYLALAPAGPGRLREGGQIPLARTAAPFDVVQAVTGLADTLDRVDTDQLATAFTTLSETFADTPENVNASLVGLSRLSRTVAGRDAELRALLDRARQVTAVLATRDEEFRALVTDGEALLTEVSRRRDAIHKLLVGTDELATQLSGLVSDNRAQLAPALHKLREVVAVLQRNRDDLEKTIQRMGPFVTAFANVVGNGRWFDSYVSGLLQPYQPTGGR; from the coding sequence GTGACACCGTTTCGGGAACGCAACCCCGTGGTCGTCGGCACGCTCGGTCTGGTGCTGATCGTCACCGCCCTGCTGGGCGCCTTCCAGCTCGACCGGCTGGCCGATCTCACCGGACGCGGCTACCAGGCGGCCTTTCACGACGCCAGTGGACTCGTCACCGGCAACGAGGTGCGGGTCGCCGGGGTGCGGGTCGGCAAGGTGACCGCCGTGGAACTCGCCCGCGACGGCGCGCCCCACGTGCGGGTCCGGTTCCGGGTGGACGACGACAGCGTCCGGCTCGGCGCCGACACCGGCGCCACGATCAGGATCAAGACGGTCCTCGGCCAGAAGTACCTGGCCCTCGCACCGGCCGGACCGGGCCGGCTGCGTGAGGGCGGGCAGATCCCGCTCGCCCGCACCGCGGCGCCGTTCGACGTGGTGCAGGCGGTCACCGGGCTCGCCGACACCCTCGACCGGGTCGACACCGACCAGCTCGCCACCGCCTTCACCACACTGTCCGAGACCTTCGCCGACACCCCCGAGAACGTCAACGCCTCCCTGGTCGGCCTCTCCCGGCTCTCCCGGACCGTCGCCGGACGCGACGCCGAACTGCGGGCGCTGCTCGACCGCGCCCGCCAGGTGACCGCCGTGCTCGCCACCCGGGACGAGGAGTTCCGCGCACTGGTCACCGACGGCGAGGCACTGTTGACCGAGGTGAGCCGGCGTCGGGACGCCATCCACAAGCTGCTCGTCGGCACCGACGAACTCGCCACGCAGCTCTCCGGTCTGGTCAGCGACAACCGCGCCCAGCTCGCTCCCGCGCTGCACAAGCTGCGGGAGGTCGTCGCCGTCCTGCAACGCAACCGGGACGACCTGGAGAAAACCATCCAGCGGATGGGGCCGTTCGTCACCGCGTTCGCCAACGTGGTGGGCAACGGCCGCTGGTTCGACTCGTACGTCTCCGGTCTGCTCCAGCCGTACCAGCCCACGGGAGGCCGCTGA
- a CDS encoding MCE family protein, with translation MSTRTVAPLLKLVVFAAVTLLLTALLAQTLGAFPPGGVTYRARFTDVTGLLPGDDVRVAGVQVGRVSGIRVVDDTLAEVTFTVTSDVPVATSVRAKIRYRNLVGQRYVALSEGPGEGRPLRPDGLIPLGQTTPALDLTVLFNGFRPLFTALNPEDVNKLAYEIIQVLQGEGGTVSSLLQRTASLTNTLADRDAVIGRVITNLNGVLGTLAERDQNLDQSISQLQQFVSGLSADRTAIGESLVSIGELTDATSSLLRDVRPPLAADVRALDELSGTLNRNAAVIDSTLGRLPERYESLTRVASHGSWFNFYLCDFDGNVAVSGRAPLDLPTFSAPAARCAGGSQ, from the coding sequence ATGAGCACCAGAACGGTGGCACCCCTGCTGAAGCTGGTGGTCTTCGCCGCGGTGACCCTGCTGCTGACGGCGCTGCTCGCGCAGACCCTCGGTGCCTTTCCACCGGGCGGCGTCACCTACCGGGCCCGGTTCACCGACGTCACCGGCCTGCTCCCCGGCGACGACGTCCGCGTCGCTGGCGTGCAGGTCGGCCGGGTCAGCGGCATCAGGGTCGTCGACGACACGCTCGCCGAGGTGACCTTCACGGTCACCTCCGACGTTCCGGTGGCCACCAGCGTCCGTGCCAAGATCCGCTACCGCAACCTGGTGGGCCAGCGGTACGTGGCGCTGAGCGAAGGGCCAGGGGAGGGGCGGCCACTGCGGCCCGACGGCCTGATCCCGCTCGGCCAGACGACGCCGGCGCTGGACCTCACGGTGTTGTTCAACGGATTCCGGCCCCTGTTCACGGCACTCAACCCGGAGGACGTCAACAAGCTCGCCTACGAAATCATCCAGGTGCTGCAGGGCGAGGGCGGCACGGTCAGCAGCCTGCTGCAACGCACCGCGTCACTGACCAACACCCTCGCCGACCGGGACGCCGTCATCGGGCGGGTCATCACCAACCTCAACGGCGTCCTGGGCACGCTGGCCGAACGGGACCAGAATCTCGACCAGAGCATCAGCCAGCTCCAGCAGTTCGTCTCCGGGTTGTCCGCCGACCGCACGGCCATCGGCGAGTCGCTGGTCAGCATCGGTGAGCTCACCGATGCCACGTCGTCGCTGCTACGCGACGTACGACCACCGCTCGCCGCGGACGTGCGTGCCCTGGACGAACTCTCCGGCACCCTCAACCGCAACGCGGCCGTCATCGACAGCACCCTCGGGCGGCTGCCGGAACGGTACGAGTCGCTGACCCGCGTCGCCTCCCACGGCTCGTGGTTCAACTTCTACCTCTGCGACTTCGACGGCAACGTGGCGGTGTCGGGCCGGGCGCCGCTCGACCTGCCCACGTTCAGCGCCCCGGCCGCCCGATGCGCCGGAGGCAGCCAGTGA
- a CDS encoding MCE family protein, translating to MRHRILGIVFIAVLTAALTASVLQYRKAFTSVTWVTLQAGRSGLQLSPGADVKVRGVVVGEVRSVGSEGAGATIRLALDPGTTPRIPADVSARLLPKTLFGERYVELVPPAGASGVPIRGGAVITQDRSRTAVELERVLDEALPLLQAVRPDQLAATLGAIATALDGRGEQLGANVERLGAYLRQLNPAMPTIAEDVRKLAVVLDSYDAALPDLLALLRDVTVTARTVTDQRAQLAAFLADTTDTADATRGFLDRHGDQLIELGQVSRPVLELLATYAPEYPCLMSGLVALQPHVEKAFAGGRMHVTLEVTRDGGKYDKGRDEPVYGAHDGPQCRGLPQPKRPAPGVSIVDGYDHGDARPSTPLPVGLAAAVPASGSPAMGRAATGEERALVKPLVGAVTGILPAEVPDIAVLLWGPLLRGGVVNAR from the coding sequence ATGAGACATCGCATTCTCGGCATCGTCTTCATCGCCGTGCTGACCGCGGCGTTGACCGCCTCCGTGCTGCAGTACCGCAAGGCGTTCACGTCGGTCACCTGGGTCACCCTGCAGGCCGGCCGATCCGGCCTGCAGCTCAGCCCGGGCGCCGACGTCAAGGTCCGCGGGGTCGTCGTCGGCGAGGTGCGCTCGGTCGGCAGCGAGGGCGCCGGCGCGACGATCCGGCTGGCCCTGGACCCGGGCACCACACCGCGGATCCCCGCCGACGTCAGCGCCCGGCTGCTGCCCAAGACGCTCTTCGGCGAGCGGTACGTCGAACTCGTGCCACCGGCCGGCGCCAGCGGCGTACCGATCCGTGGCGGCGCGGTGATCACCCAGGACCGCAGCCGCACCGCCGTCGAGCTGGAACGCGTCCTCGACGAGGCGCTGCCGCTGCTCCAGGCGGTGCGGCCCGACCAGCTCGCCGCGACGCTGGGCGCGATCGCCACGGCCCTCGACGGACGCGGCGAGCAGCTCGGCGCGAACGTTGAGCGGCTCGGCGCGTACCTGCGGCAGCTCAACCCGGCGATGCCGACCATCGCCGAGGACGTCCGCAAGCTCGCCGTCGTGCTGGACAGCTACGACGCCGCCCTGCCCGACCTGCTGGCCCTGCTCCGGGACGTCACCGTCACCGCCCGCACCGTCACCGACCAGCGTGCACAGTTGGCGGCGTTCCTCGCCGACACCACCGACACCGCCGACGCCACCCGCGGCTTCCTCGACCGGCACGGCGACCAGCTCATCGAGCTCGGCCAGGTGAGCCGCCCGGTGCTGGAACTGCTCGCCACCTACGCCCCCGAGTATCCGTGCCTGATGAGCGGCCTGGTCGCCCTGCAACCCCACGTCGAGAAGGCCTTCGCCGGCGGGCGGATGCACGTCACCCTGGAGGTCACCCGCGACGGCGGCAAGTACGACAAGGGCCGCGACGAGCCCGTCTACGGCGCGCACGACGGGCCGCAGTGCCGGGGCCTGCCCCAACCGAAGCGGCCGGCGCCCGGCGTGTCGATCGTCGACGGATACGACCACGGCGACGCTCGCCCGAGTACCCCCTTGCCGGTCGGCCTGGCGGCGGCCGTGCCGGCCAGCGGCTCCCCGGCGATGGGTCGGGCCGCCACCGGCGAGGAGCGTGCGCTGGTCAAGCCGCTGGTCGGTGCCGTCACCGGCATCCTGCCTGCGGAGGTTCCCGACATCGCGGTCCTGCTCTGGGGGCCGTTGCTGCGCGGAGGGGTGGTGAACGCGCGATGA
- a CDS encoding MlaE family ABC transporter permease: MLALRHLDNLGGQLAFYLRAFAWAPRTVRRYKREVIRLLAEVSFGSGALAVLGGTVGVICFLTFFTGTEVGLQGYQALNQLGSSAFTGFVSAYFNTREISPLVAALALSATVGCGFTAQLGAMRISEEVDALEVMGVPSLPFLVTTRMIAGFIAVIPLYVVGLLASYLATRTIAVYYFGQSAGTYDYYFHLFLPPEDVLWSFGKVLVFSVIVVLVHCYYGYTASGGPAGVGVAVGRAVRLAIVAVNIVDFFLSLAIWGATTTVRIAG, encoded by the coding sequence GTGCTGGCGCTGCGGCACCTCGACAACCTGGGCGGGCAGCTCGCCTTCTACCTGCGGGCGTTCGCCTGGGCGCCGCGCACCGTGCGCCGCTACAAGCGCGAGGTGATCCGGCTGCTGGCGGAGGTGAGCTTCGGCTCCGGCGCGCTCGCCGTGCTCGGCGGCACCGTCGGTGTCATCTGCTTCCTGACCTTCTTCACCGGCACCGAGGTCGGACTCCAGGGCTACCAGGCACTCAACCAGCTGGGCAGCAGCGCCTTCACCGGTTTCGTCTCGGCGTACTTCAACACCCGGGAGATCTCCCCGCTGGTCGCGGCGCTGGCCCTGTCGGCCACCGTGGGCTGCGGGTTCACCGCCCAGCTCGGGGCGATGCGGATCTCCGAGGAGGTGGACGCCCTCGAGGTGATGGGGGTGCCCTCGCTGCCGTTCCTGGTCACCACCCGCATGATCGCCGGATTCATCGCGGTCATTCCGCTCTACGTGGTGGGGCTGCTCGCCAGCTACCTGGCCACCCGCACCATCGCGGTCTACTACTTCGGACAGTCCGCCGGCACGTACGACTACTACTTCCACCTGTTCCTGCCGCCGGAGGACGTGCTCTGGTCCTTCGGCAAGGTGCTGGTGTTCAGCGTGATCGTGGTGCTGGTGCACTGCTACTACGGCTACACCGCCAGCGGCGGGCCCGCCGGCGTCGGCGTCGCGGTCGGACGGGCCGTGCGGCTCGCCATCGTCGCGGTCAACATCGTCGACTTCTTCCTGTCGCTGGCCATCTGGGGCGCCACCACCACCGTCCGGATCGCGGGGTGA
- a CDS encoding MlaE family ABC transporter permease — translation MSGPVTAVRHTGEFFAFCLDTLRGLGRRPVQVREFIQQAWFISSVSILPAALVSIPFGAVIALQLGSLVSQLGAQSFTGAASVLAVVREAGPIVTALIIAGAGGSAICADLGSRKIREELDAMQVLGIDPIHRLVVPRVLASMLVAVLLNGLVSVVGVTGGYLFNVVLQGGTPGAYLASFQALGQLPDLLVGEVKALLFGAAAALVASYKGMTAKGGPKGVGDAVNQSVVITFMLLFALNFIVTAVYFQVVPQKGS, via the coding sequence ATGAGCGGACCGGTCACCGCCGTACGCCACACCGGCGAGTTCTTCGCGTTCTGCCTGGACACCCTGCGCGGCCTCGGCCGCCGACCGGTGCAGGTCCGCGAGTTCATCCAGCAGGCCTGGTTCATCAGCTCGGTGTCGATCCTGCCCGCCGCGCTGGTCTCCATTCCCTTCGGCGCGGTCATCGCGTTGCAGCTCGGCTCGCTGGTCAGCCAGCTCGGCGCGCAGTCGTTCACCGGCGCGGCGTCGGTGCTCGCGGTGGTCCGCGAGGCCGGGCCGATCGTCACCGCGCTGATCATCGCCGGTGCGGGCGGCTCGGCGATCTGCGCCGATCTCGGCTCCCGGAAGATCCGCGAGGAGCTCGACGCGATGCAGGTGCTGGGCATCGACCCCATCCACCGCCTCGTGGTGCCCCGCGTGCTCGCCTCGATGCTGGTCGCCGTGCTGCTCAACGGCCTGGTCAGCGTGGTCGGGGTGACCGGTGGCTACCTGTTCAACGTGGTCCTGCAGGGCGGCACGCCCGGCGCGTACCTGGCCAGCTTCCAGGCCCTGGGGCAACTGCCCGACCTGCTGGTCGGCGAGGTCAAGGCCCTGCTGTTCGGCGCTGCCGCCGCGCTGGTCGCCTCGTACAAGGGGATGACCGCCAAGGGCGGCCCCAAGGGGGTCGGCGACGCGGTCAACCAGAGCGTGGTGATCACCTTCATGCTGCTGTTCGCGCTGAACTTCATCGTCACGGCCGTGTACTTCCAGGTCGTACCGCAGAAGGGAAGCTGA
- a CDS encoding ABC transporter ATP-binding protein, whose translation MGVEVAVQGLTKSFGGQPVWSDVSLTLPAGEISVLLGPSGTGKSVFLKTLVGLLRPDAGSIWIEGKDLPRLSERALYEVRKLFGVLFQDGALFGSMTIYDNVAFPLREHTRKSESQIREVVTEKLDMVGLVGAERKLPGEISGGMRKRAGLARALVLDPRIVLFDEPDSGLDPVRTAYLNQLIIDLNQRTGATFLIVTHDINTARTVPDNIGLIYHGHLAMFGAREMLLSSTEPVVRQFLNAQRIGPIGMAEEKDAEELRAEADAGVELPPLPPIPLQLPPSDGLPRAAERPPGQWCREHGVTPPPGSFAGLRDTGAPTVTLGGPRAGDGPEVTR comes from the coding sequence ATGGGCGTCGAGGTGGCGGTGCAGGGGCTGACCAAGTCCTTCGGTGGCCAGCCGGTCTGGTCGGACGTCAGCCTGACCCTGCCGGCCGGCGAGATATCCGTGCTGCTGGGCCCGTCCGGCACCGGCAAGTCGGTGTTCCTCAAGACCCTGGTGGGGCTGCTCCGCCCCGACGCCGGGTCGATCTGGATCGAGGGCAAGGATCTGCCCCGGCTCTCCGAGCGGGCGCTGTACGAGGTGCGCAAGCTGTTCGGGGTGCTGTTCCAGGACGGCGCCCTGTTCGGCTCGATGACGATCTACGACAACGTCGCCTTCCCGCTGCGGGAGCACACCCGCAAGTCCGAGTCCCAGATCCGCGAGGTGGTCACCGAGAAGCTCGACATGGTCGGCCTGGTCGGCGCCGAACGGAAGCTGCCCGGGGAGATCTCCGGTGGGATGCGCAAGCGAGCCGGCCTGGCCCGCGCGCTCGTGCTCGACCCCCGCATCGTCCTCTTCGACGAGCCCGACTCCGGGCTGGACCCGGTGCGTACCGCGTACCTGAACCAGCTGATCATCGACCTCAACCAGCGGACCGGGGCGACCTTTCTGATCGTCACGCACGACATCAACACCGCGCGCACGGTGCCGGACAACATCGGCCTGATCTACCACGGGCATCTGGCCATGTTCGGGGCGCGGGAGATGTTGTTGTCCAGCACCGAGCCGGTGGTGCGGCAGTTCCTCAACGCCCAGCGCATCGGACCGATCGGCATGGCCGAGGAGAAGGACGCCGAGGAGTTGCGAGCCGAGGCGGACGCCGGTGTGGAACTGCCACCGCTGCCGCCCATCCCGCTGCAGCTGCCGCCGTCGGACGGGCTGCCCCGCGCCGCCGAGCGGCCACCGGGGCAGTGGTGCCGGGAGCACGGCGTCACGCCGCCACCCGGCTCCTTCGCCGGCCTCCGCGACACCGGGGCGCCCACCGTCACGCTGGGCGGACCGCGGGCCGGGGACGGGCCGGAGGTGACCCGATGA
- the shbA gene encoding RNA polymerase sigma factor ShbA, translating into MTTAIEPELVHLAAHGDQAAVAALLTNVRPGLVRYCRARLGRVGGAYTTADDVAQEVCLAVLKALPRYRDQGRPFSAFVFAIAANKVADAQRAALRGAAVIDADLEQVDTAPGPEQQAVATDLARRLSVLLHRLPDVQREIITLRVAVGLTAEEVGAILGMSAPAVRVAQSRALSRLRTLAGDGLDEVAA; encoded by the coding sequence ATGACCACAGCGATCGAGCCAGAGCTCGTCCACCTGGCCGCCCACGGCGACCAGGCAGCGGTCGCTGCCCTGCTCACCAACGTTCGGCCGGGCCTGGTCCGCTACTGTCGGGCCCGGCTGGGCCGCGTCGGCGGCGCGTACACCACCGCCGACGACGTCGCCCAGGAGGTCTGTCTGGCGGTGTTGAAGGCCCTTCCCCGCTATCGCGACCAGGGCCGGCCGTTCTCCGCGTTCGTCTTCGCCATCGCCGCGAACAAGGTGGCCGACGCCCAGCGCGCGGCCCTCCGCGGCGCCGCCGTCATCGACGCCGATTTGGAGCAGGTGGACACCGCACCCGGGCCGGAGCAGCAGGCCGTCGCCACCGATCTGGCCCGACGACTCTCGGTGCTGCTGCACCGCCTCCCCGACGTCCAGCGGGAGATCATCACCCTCCGGGTGGCGGTCGGTCTCACCGCCGAGGAGGTCGGCGCGATCCTCGGCATGTCGGCGCCGGCCGTACGGGTGGCCCAGTCCCGTGCCCTGTCCCGGCTCCGTACGCTTGCCGGCGACGGACTTGACGAGGTGGCGGCATGA
- a CDS encoding anti-sigma-D factor RsdA, with protein MSEPRADGGEDVDLAAIHRDDLLLDALGRGEQEADADGLTAMLAAWRAELTADQPDTVADGAAPPQPDGRVHKLRVGAPVPGPSRWQPIGRRALGLAAAVFALVMLATGLGVASHDAGPTSPLWSLTKVLHPERAEVLGVEHTTARAREAVAAGRYDEARQLIDQAQRDLGRITDPADATRLRADIDAVRRDLTAQGCPGWPRCATSPVAPTPSPAVSTATAPEASGAPAPGRTTPAPQRPAPAPSPTATAKPLLPRLPLPSAPAPSLLPSLLPSLVPSLPALPLPLPTGDLLG; from the coding sequence ATGAGCGAGCCCCGGGCGGACGGCGGCGAGGACGTGGACCTCGCCGCGATCCACCGCGACGACCTGCTCCTCGACGCGCTCGGCCGCGGCGAGCAGGAGGCCGACGCCGACGGCCTCACGGCGATGCTGGCCGCCTGGCGTGCCGAACTGACCGCGGACCAGCCGGACACCGTAGCCGACGGCGCCGCCCCGCCTCAACCCGACGGTCGCGTCCACAAGCTCCGGGTCGGCGCCCCCGTTCCCGGCCCGTCCCGGTGGCAACCGATCGGGCGGCGAGCCCTGGGGTTGGCCGCCGCGGTGTTCGCCCTGGTCATGCTGGCAACAGGGCTGGGGGTCGCCAGCCACGACGCCGGACCGACCAGCCCGTTGTGGTCGCTGACCAAGGTGCTCCATCCCGAGCGGGCGGAAGTGCTCGGCGTCGAACACACCACCGCCCGTGCCCGCGAGGCCGTCGCGGCGGGACGGTACGACGAGGCCCGGCAACTGATCGACCAGGCCCAGCGGGACCTGGGCCGGATCACCGACCCGGCCGACGCCACCCGCCTGCGCGCCGACATCGACGCCGTCCGGCGGGACCTAACCGCGCAGGGGTGCCCCGGGTGGCCCCGCTGCGCGACGTCCCCGGTGGCCCCGACGCCGTCGCCCGCCGTGTCGACCGCCACCGCCCCCGAGGCCTCCGGCGCCCCGGCACCCGGCAGGACGACGCCAGCGCCACAGCGTCCGGCGCCGGCGCCCTCGCCGACCGCCACCGCCAAACCGTTACTGCCCCGACTTCCGCTGCCGTCGGCGCCGGCTCCGTCGCTGTTGCCGTCGCTGTTGCCGTCGCTGGTGCCGTCGCTACCCGCACTGCCACTGCCGCTGCCGACCGGCGACCTGCTCGGCTGA
- a CDS encoding alpha/beta fold hydrolase, with product MNGINLYYETQGSGQPLILLHGGLGSGEMFGPVLPALAARRQVIAVDLQGHGRTADIDRPLDVWAMADDIAALIDHLGLDKPDLVGYSLGGGVALRAAVRYPAKVGRLVAASAHIRSDAIYPEMRAQQGQVSGAAAEFMKDTPMYQLYQRVAPRPEDFPRLLDKIGELMANGFDLTEEVRSLRVPTLIVAGDADMAPPSHYVEVFNLLDGGLRDGGWMGEGRPKGGHALAILPGLTHYNIFSSPLFAAATLAFVDEQQG from the coding sequence GTGAACGGCATCAACCTCTACTACGAGACGCAGGGGTCCGGGCAGCCGCTGATCCTGTTGCACGGAGGTCTCGGGTCCGGCGAGATGTTCGGGCCGGTGCTGCCCGCGCTGGCCGCGCGCCGCCAGGTCATCGCGGTCGATCTGCAGGGGCATGGCCGGACGGCCGACATCGACCGGCCGCTCGACGTCTGGGCCATGGCCGACGACATCGCGGCGCTCATCGACCATCTCGGGTTGGACAAGCCGGACCTCGTGGGCTACTCGCTCGGCGGTGGGGTGGCACTGCGCGCAGCGGTGAGGTATCCGGCGAAGGTGGGCCGGCTCGTCGCGGCCTCGGCCCACATCCGGTCCGACGCGATCTATCCGGAGATGCGCGCGCAGCAGGGCCAGGTCAGCGGCGCCGCCGCCGAGTTCATGAAGGACACGCCGATGTACCAGCTGTACCAGCGGGTGGCGCCGCGACCCGAGGACTTCCCCCGGTTGCTGGACAAGATCGGCGAGTTGATGGCGAACGGCTTCGACCTCACCGAGGAGGTTCGGAGTCTGCGGGTGCCAACGCTGATTGTGGCCGGCGATGCCGACATGGCACCGCCGAGCCACTACGTCGAGGTCTTCAACCTGCTCGACGGTGGCCTCCGGGACGGCGGCTGGATGGGGGAGGGCCGGCCGAAGGGTGGTCACGCGCTCGCGATCCTGCCCGGCCTGACCCACTACAACATCTTCAGCTCGCCGCTGTTCGCCGCGGCCACGCTCGCCTTTGTGGACGAGCAGCAGGGCTGA
- a CDS encoding YdeI/OmpD-associated family protein: MTVPAEIVQALGSGKKPRVAVTINIAAGYEIDVELELDTAPRVVDVPPDLAAALDAEPSARQQFETLSSPTNASTCSRSKARRPRRPGSGGWPRPSRHCSQTARADRVRRSVPPVSGMRA, from the coding sequence ATGACGGTGCCGGCGGAGATCGTGCAGGCCCTCGGCTCCGGCAAGAAACCGCGGGTCGCGGTCACCATCAACATCGCGGCGGGGTATGAGATCGACGTCGAACTGGAGTTGGACACCGCGCCGCGGGTGGTCGACGTTCCGCCGGATCTGGCCGCCGCGCTCGACGCGGAGCCGAGCGCCAGGCAGCAGTTCGAAACGCTGTCCTCTCCAACAAACGCCAGCACGTGCTCGCGGTCGAAGGCGCGAAGACCCCGGAGACCCGGCAGCGGCGGGTGGCCAAGGCCGTCGCGGCACTGCTCGCAAACGGCACGCGCTGATCGTGTGCGGCGCAGCGTCCCCCCGGTCTCCGGGATGCGTGCGTAG